The genomic segment GCAGATCGAGCTCCTGCGTCCACGCGCTGCGGTGCTGCACGTGCAACTGCCAGTAACTGTCGGCGATCGCGTCGGGCGACAGCAGCCCGTCGGCGCCCGCTTGCGCGGCGCGCTCGGGCGCCGCGCTGCGCAGCCGCTCGCCGTCGATGCCGCCGTCGATCACCGCATGCGCGACATGAACGCCGCGCGGGCCGAACTCGCGCGCGAGCGTCTGCGCGAGCGAGCGCAGCCCCGCCTTCGCCGACGCGAACGCGGCGAACGGCGGGCGGCCGCGCAGCGACGCGGTCGCGCCCGTGAACAGCAGGCTGCGGGGCGTGTCGTCGCGCCGCGCGTCGTCGCCTGCGTCGAGCAGTTGCGCGAGCGCCGCCTTCGCGAACAGGAAGCCGCCGATCACGTTCGTGCGCCACGCGTTCTCGAATTGCGCGACGCTCAGTTCGAGCGTCGGCGCACGGAGCGCGTTGCCCGCGTTGAACACCGCGGCCCGCAGCGTGCCGAGCGTGCGCACCTCGATCGCGAGGCGCTCGACGTCGGCCTCGCTCGCGATGTCGCCGCTCGCGACGTGCGCGACGCCGCCCTGCGCGCGGATCTCGCCCGCGACCGCGGCGAGACGCTCGTGCGTGCGCCCGGTCAGCACGACGGCGTAGCCGCCGCGCGCGAAGCGCCGGCCGACGGCCGCGCCGAGCCCGGCGCTCGCGCCGACGCCCGCGATCCACGCGAGC from the Burkholderia humptydooensis genome contains:
- a CDS encoding SDR family NAD(P)-dependent oxidoreductase → MTIDTVSSSSIPLAWIAGVGASAGLGAAVGRRFARGGYAVVLTGRTHERLAAVAGEIRAQGGVAHVASGDIASEADVERLAIEVRTLGTLRAAVFNAGNALRAPTLELSVAQFENAWRTNVIGGFLFAKAALAQLLDAGDDARRDDTPRSLLFTGATASLRGRPPFAAFASAKAGLRSLAQTLAREFGPRGVHVAHAVIDGGIDGERLRSAAPERAAQAGADGLLSPDAIADSYWQLHVQHRSAWTQELDLRPYNEAF